The following nucleotide sequence is from Rhineura floridana isolate rRhiFlo1 chromosome 9, rRhiFlo1.hap2, whole genome shotgun sequence.
ccctattctcctcacacagctacaattccccaagtagtttaacagtcagtccttttccccagagaactctgggaattgccagCCTGTAAGGCGACTATGGctttcccaacaactctcagtatccttcacaaactacacctcccaaattctttgggggaaaccattactgtttaaaatggaatagtggaataaacgtagtgtgaatgtggcctatataCTCTGCCTTCCAGAAACTGCATGTCGCCCTCTCCTCCCAACACCCCTCCCGTCTAAATGTTTAGCCAGTTGTACGTAGTGCTGCTGCCCTGCCTATTGATCTGGACCTGAGGAGGCCCTGCTTAGTGTCTCCCTTCCTGTGACCCACTTGTGGGAGCACCCACTGGCTCCAGTCAGGGTTCCCAAGCAGTTGCACTGGTATGGCTGACAAGTGCCCTCTAGTGGGCAAACAGCAGCCCTTCCAGGCCCTGCAATGGAAAGATAAGACTTTCCTTATCTCTCTTCTCTTCCTGTCCAGGGGGCCTCTGGGTTACTCTGCTTAGTGACTTTTCTTGCTCAGTGCCGCTGCTGATTCATTTGAATTGGGTGGTTTTCTAATATACTATGTCTTGATGTTgtatctgtcatggaccaccgcCCCCACAAGGCACGGggaccatgcttcagacccaattcccaattcccacccttagggcaattgtctTGGAACCCAAacaccaaattccccttgccaaggctgtgcaaactaacaccaaccttgcaaggtagaaagtaggctgccaccacccctcactggttcaactcagagctaggggaactctgagcccagaaaataggtaaaccaaggttctataagacaagagccaaacttacactccttgtcaagaaacctctggtaaaaccccacaaattagaaTGAGGCTTAACTCCTTTTTCCTTTGGTAGTTGCATAGtcgaatggtcaaggtgctgaattcagaaccacccttaccctcaatgaacacaccaggttaaatagaagtagctttattcaaaaatataagtgcacattaaaatatagcagcaaaacaatccctcaaaaccacacacccaatcaGGGGTTCAGGTACACAtaagagaattcacacacacaacaagaaaataacaacctagctAGCCTGTCTACTTACTTATGAGGTAATTGGTTGTAATCtcacctctcctcagagagaatagcatcaggtacaaagcaatggaaccccaCTTAGGTGACCACCAGCAAGATGGATACCCATAGGCATCATCCAGGGAAACCTTCCAGAGagaacaaaagctatgggtctcaagccctatacttaaggaaaagaaacccAACAGTCCAGGATTAATTAACCAGTCAGGAgctttctgatgtaatcccttcttgatgcttcttcactttttcgcgccttgcaggcccccctcccaacggtgttctcaaccttcacaggcctgcatggccttgagtgccaggctctcactgattagcacagataaccaggtgcttCTATTCAGGCCTCCCTAACTGCCTTCAGCTGGAaacgaaacttaacatttttgccTTTCCAGAGGCCTGTTTTCTAACAAGATGTagctcccagagttctttgcactgagccatgatattacatattattttaacatttcataaaaatatacaagttCATGACAGTCTCTAAATAAAAGCATCCAAGCCTCTAACAAAACAAATTATTATATCCACATATGCCTCGTCCCCCTTTTCCTTTAATCCTCCCAGCAACCTGTGAggaaggctaggctgagagacctcgaggtcacccagtgaacttcatggcttagGGAGATATGAACCTGGATCACCTTTACTCCTGGTTCAAAACTCTGACCCCCGACTGCACTTGGCGGGTGATAAATGCTTAAAATAAAGACATTCAGGGTGCAATTCTGTACTGCAGATAATaaccccagctgagccagagtGCTCTGCACCCAGTGGGAGCACTTTGCACCAAGCAACCCAGCCTCACAACAATTTGGGAacttgagcacattcataactccTCTGGCTAACCCTAACTCTAAGAATTCTGACACTTGGTGCACAAGAAAAGCCCTTGCTGCTGCATCTGGCCAAAgggggctcatctagtccaccatcctgttttcacagtggccaacagatgccccaaagggaagctcccacacaggacctgagcccaagagcaccctcccctcctgcaagtcccagcaactggtcttctgAAGCCTCCGACGGAGGAGGTAGCATCTCCACTGGAGCCAGCTCAAAGGCCAGCTCTTGGCCGCTgctctgtgtgatgttcctgtattaatgtaaatatggtaagtgctgtttgtatagaagatacatggtaagtggaatgaaagaggagggggagtagatgagcagtagaatgctggatgattggctgagcgtttgaatggctgggagtataaatggaagaatgacagttgaatctgggaggtgttgtgggttgttttggtggtgtttggaggtgggtgttaggtggtggctgtcaggagagtgtggagaaagagggagtgggagttctagttaatgataagtcaagtatcacaggaatagatgaaactatatgcttaagtaccattagaaaagtaatcttgttatttctgttatttaataaatactattttggtttaccgaaggcctgatccttggctggggtttcacagaccagaagggagggtaaggtaattaccaaggctgaagggcaacagtaacaaatggtggcagcggtgaagaggagaataataacattacaagtatccagagcaaccccgagttatatgagttatctacattgatacaagggggttgggaacagcataagcacgcagtcacaaaagtaaccgggtagagagagactcaggcaaagtctctgggaacattggttataggacgtgactggtggtgctgcctagcagggagatctagtgagatctgtgctagagcggagaaaccataaaaaaggacagtccggactggtggagtccctggtggtgcctagtgaaaggcagtagccacaagcaggtaggaacctgacagggagagccagggaagggcgtcacactctGCACCCATCCCAGAGGTGCACAGTCCACCCCCTGGGCTGGCTCCAGTTGGTtagtgctgctgccgccgccactgcctcTTCCCTGAGGCTGCAGGTGGGTGGAGAAGGTGCTTTGGGGAACTGTGGCTGGCTGATCTTTCTGCCTCCACTGGCTGCAGGGGAGCTGGGGTCCAAGCAGTACTGTAATATAGCAACTGtaatatagaatagtagagttggaaggggcctacccCCTGcaccatgcaggaatccaaatcaaagcattcccgacagatggctggccagctgcctcttgcatgcctccagtgttggagagcccactacctctctaggtaattggctccattgtcgtatggctctaacagttaggaagtttttcctgatgttcagttgaaatctggcttcctgaaacttgagcccattattccatcagtatgctgacacccaattctatttctcctttccacctaattccaaggaagctgtctcggttttaaaccaatgtctggcgtcagtggtggactggatgagggtgaacaaattgaagcttaatccagacaagacagaggtgctcctggtcagtcctaaggcgaatcagggaatagggatacagcctgtgctggatggggttacactccccctgaagacgcaggttcgcagtttgggtgtgctcctggactcagcgttaaatttggagtcccaggtttttgcggtggccaggagtgcttttgcacaattaagattagtgcaccaactgcgcccattccttgagccgtctgatctggccacggtgacacatgccttagttacatcccgtttacattactgtaatgtgctctacatggggctgcctctgaagactgttcggaaacttcagttggtacaatgtgctgcagccagaatgttaactggggctggttacagggaccatactacccccgttaaaaaagctccactggttgccaatctgtttctgggcacaattcaaagtgctggttatgacctataaagccctatacggcttaggtccaggctatttatcagactgtatctccctgtatgagcctgcccgggccctgagatcctcaggagaggcccttctctcaatacccacatcttctcaagtacgactggtggggacgcgtgagagggccttctcagtggctgcccctaggctttggaattcccttcctagggaggtaagcatgatcccctccttgcagtccttccgccgacaagcaaagaccttcctattccaacaagcctttgggattgaaggctaaggatagggcgtgaagggtgctgcattgctaatgtctattatattatttttaaactagtttgaactcttttagctatatgtgtgtatggttttaatattggaaatagtttaatcttattttaatgtagactttgtatgtttttaattatatgtatttttatctggaagctacCGTGAgtcccagttttggaaaaatggcggggtataaataaagacaataataataatattccatgtcctgcactctgggacgatcgagaagagatcccggccctcctctgtgtggcaacctttcaagtacttgaagaatactatatctcccctcagtcttctcttctccaggctaaacatgcccagttctttcagtctctccacacagggctttgtttccagtcccctgatcatccttgttgccctcctctgaacctgtttcagtttgtctgcatccttcttgaagtgcggagactaaaactagacgcagtattcaaggtgaggcctaaccagtgctgaatgggGGGAGGGACTCCCTCCTACACACCTACTGTGGTCCCATCCTGTACATACAATCTCAAGAGTCATTAAGAAAAGTTTGTATTACATTTCTGAAATTACCACTCATCCCACACTGGGACTTTACCATCATGCCCCCAAACAccccctttttttgggggggtggtatTTTTGTTTAATGTAACCTGTAGTCTGAAATAAGGCCGCATCAACttcacacagtcatggcttccctcaaagaatcctgggaagtgtagttagtgaagggtgctgcggGTTGTTAGGAGGGTCCCTCTTCCCCTGaccactccagtggccagaggggatgagcaggcagcccctcttctggggactgtagctctgtcaggggaacaggccgtctcctagcaactctcaggacccttcactaacacttcccaggactctttgggggaagtcatgactgtctaaagtgaaataaaggtctggcatggatgtggcctaGTAAGAATTCTACAAGCCTTGCTATTTTTACACTTTTTTTGGCCCTAGTAAAACTactgttttgattttttattattttaatgtaccAACGTGGCTGGAAGCATTTTATAAATAAAGCAATTAACTTtaaaactttttctggcctttttcATGGTAAAATCATGACTAACTCCCTCAAAGCCACTTTCCCTTGCAAGGTCAGCCTTGACAGCCAAACTAGCCAAGGCGACTGAACATTTCTTGCCCCGTGTCTGGAGGGAGGCAGCCTGCCCACCGGTTTGGGGGAACTGCTTCGGCCCCACAGCCTTTGGAAGGGGCATGGGGATGATCCATGGGGGAAACTTACTCGCAGTTGCCCCTTGGTAAGattaatggggtgtgtgtgtcagactTTTCCCCAAAGGCGAGGGGAAGATTTTTccccgccctgagctcctactgggaggaagggcgggatataaatctaataaatacataaataaccaCATGCAGCATTTCACAAGGAAACGGCGCTGAAAGAGGTGCAGGGCGCTTGCCAAGGGGGCGCTCCCGAGCGCCCTCCAGTTCCTCCTCCGGCTCTCCTGCCACGTCTTCGAGGCCTGGGCTGGTGTTACCGGTTGCCCTTTCTTCCGAGACCCCCATCCAGCCCACTTTCCTTCCCCCGACTGAGCCAGGACGGCGCCCATTTGGGCCGGGGGGGAGAGAAGCCGCCTGTCCCTCCCCCCGCTTGCTTCCGCTCCCTTTTCTGGGCGGGGCCGCTGACGCGCCCTCGAGTAAGCGCCGCCCCCTTCCGAAGTGGAGGCTCCAGCGCTGGCAGATCCGGAGTCGCCCCAATTCGCTTTCCCCGTCTCTCCCGCAGAGTATCCGGATGGACCCTCCGGTCAAGGCGGGGCCGCTCCTGCTCCAGCAGCCGTCGGGGTTGCGCATCGGGTCGAAGGTAGGCAAGCCACGCAGCGGGCCGCCGCCGTGGCTCCCCGTTCCGCCCGCCCGCTCGTCCTCGGGGTGGGGAAGTCCTGTTGCCTCTGCCACCGCCCTCACCCTCCTTTCCCTGGCTGGGCTGCGGGGCGCCGAGTGTTGGGGATCTCGCGCAGGGGCGGGCGGCTGGGCGTGCCGCGTGGGACGGAGCGTTATGCCGGGGCTCCGGAGAGACTGATCCGCCGGGGGAGGGGCGGGCGGCGCCTTCAGGAGATTCTCCGCTTCCGGGTGATACCGCGCAAACTTGACGCCCGTTCGCAATCCGGCGCCTCCGAGAACGCGGCGGGCGCCTTCGAGCCCAGCTCGGCTCGTCCTCGCACCCCAAGCCGCCCTATAGCCCGGAGTGGGGCATGGTGCCCAGGAGCGGAAGGTCGCCCGGCCTTATTGCTGGCAACGGCTCGGAGCATCTTCGGGGTGGGGGGCGGAGGGGGCTGCCTGcctgtgcctgcctgcctgcagagCGTCTGGATTTTGCTGCTACTGCAGCAGCTCCAGCGGAGGAGTCCCCCTTTTTAGATCAGACCGAAGTGGCAGGTCTTAGCAGAGTCCAGGGGTGTAAGGAGATAATTTTTCAGGGGGCGGCAGagtcaaaaatgggggggggaagggttggggcattggtcaccataaaagaggtttctggggggaaACGTTTTCATAAATAATGACAAACTCCTctcccaatttatgcattttaattaggaactatgactgtGAAGTTTACagaaaagcaaatcaatttaaatacagTATTTTCCACATGGAAAATAATTGTGTAAACtcaataacagtgactaggaagtaatgTATATCATACAAGTCATCCTATCATAATGATTTGAACTTTATTAAGTGTAATGCGCTGTGATTTCTCcacaaacttgcagaggaactgttcacttgaaataccttcaaatatgttactttcaaaagctaaggttactaagtttgtttttctgtGATGAAGCATTAAACACCTGTATGATGTCAGCACGtgcgtcaaagttgagaatgaattttcacacacagctgtagatgcaccaaaggtgagtcctgcagcatacaaagtgcaTGCATGGAAAGGCTTCATAAGCCTGTGAACTGTCAGGTcaattctcctgaggcagctacttCCCGGAACTAGCTACCCTGGTGTCCTTTGCCAcaccaggaaagcaattaagagaagtttcactttaaaaattaaattaatgccTATAAATATCATTTTTCATCCAACttgaagcatacctgacaggtggctgtccagctgcgtcttaaatgcctccagtgtcggagagcccactacctctctaggtcattggttccattgtcgaatgtctctaacaggaagttttttctgatgtccagtagaaatctggcttcctgcaacttgaacgcattattccatgtcctgcactctgggacgatcgcgaagagatcctggccctcctctatgtgacaacctctcatgtacttgaaaagtgctatcatatctcccctcagtcttctcttcttaaggctaaacatgcccagttctttcagtgtctcctcatagggccttgtttccagtcccctgatcatccttgttgccctcctctgaagttGTTTCAGGTTTTAAATTCCTGgtttttttaggtttaaaaaatgctgtgtgtgtgtgtatgtttggttGGCTACTTTGAGAACAGGttgatggactagatggtcctttgcttgatccagcaggtttttcctgtgatgattataagatgtactgtttatacaaaggatatGTGTTGTGGAATCACATCCATATcagctgtttaggaggagtcttagtaaggagggacatgggtgatgccaccccaatttcagtgatcacgggtagagggaagtatagccatggggggggggtgaattaccatagaagatgagggcaagactATCTggaaaaactggtggaaagtactgttaaagataaaataaccaagcatacagaagagtaagccttgctgaagcagaaccagtatggtttctgcaagggtaagtcctgccttactaacctattagagttctttgtgatggtcaacaagcatatagatagaggtgatccagtgggcatagtgtacttggactttcaaaaagattTTGACAAAGTTCCTCACCAAACTCTTgagtaagcttagtagtcatggaataagaggaggatCCTCTTGTAGATCAAGAACTGGTTAAGTagtaggaagcagagagtaggaataaatgaacagtcccccccccccatggagggatgtagaaagttgctttcccccaaggattggcactgggacctgtgctttttaacttgttcataaatgataggGGTGAGCAGTGACGTGACCAATTTTGCTGGTGGTACTAagttgttcaggattgttaaaacaaaaagggattacgaagagctccaaaaggacctctccaaactgagtgaatgggcagtaaaatgggaaatgcaattcaatgtaaacaaatgtgaaGTGATGCATGTCGAGGCAAAAGAGTCTTAATTTCATGTATGTTCATGGGgtgtgaactggcagtgactgaccaggaatgggaCCTTGGGGGTGccgtggatagctcaatgaaaatgttgacccaataTTTGTTAGTTGTGAAAAagatgaattccatgttagggaccaTTAGGAAAGAGACTGAAAAATAAAACTGTCTACATCATAATGCCATcaaacaaatctatggtgtggccacatttggaatactgtgtactattctgatcacctcacctcaaaaaggatattgtacagttggaaaagtttcagaaaaggacaacctaAAAGATCAAGGTGGTGGTAGGTCTTTCCAATGCAGAAAGGTTATAATgtttggggcattttagtttagagagaaggtgagtaagaggtgacgtgatagaagtgaatgaaattatgcatggagtGCATAGAGAAAAGGatagagaaaagtgtttctcactctcatactagaactcgtggacatccaatgaagctgaatgttgaaagattcaagaGAGACAAAAGAAGGCACTTCatgcagcatatagttaaactgtggaattcactcccagaagaggcagtgatggccaccaacttggatgggtttaagaggattagacagaatTAGACCATGCTCTTgccttcaggccctgcttgtgggcttcccaccggggcatctcattggccactgtgagatcaagacattggactagatggaccgttGGCCTGATCCCGCTGCAGGGCTCACCTTATGTGCTTATGAATCATCTTCAAATATGGAATAGAAAAGGCGCTGTGTAAACCCATATTAAATTTCTGTTTCATATAATTCATGAAAGGGGACCAACTGACCGTGTGCATGTTAGCTGGCGCAGGGCTTCTCCTCTAACTCCAACCCTGTCATGTCTCCAATATGCCAgtcaagggtggtggtggggaaggtcCCTGACTGCATACGTGGCCATGAGGTTGAAACGAGGGTTGAGGTCAGTTGGGGAGACGGGGCTGCTGTGCAGGGCCACCTCATGCTCTCATGGCCGTGTCTGTTGGCAGCGATGGAAGAAGAGCTGGTTCGTGCTGTATCCGTCCAGCCCTCACGGCGTGGCTCGCTTGGAGTTCTttgactgcaaggagggggccactGCAGCTGACCGAGTCAGCACCAAGCGCCCAGACAAGAAGATTGTGCGGCTGGCAGACTGTGTGAGTGTGGCTCCTGCCCCAGACTTCAGCCACAAGGAGGGCCTGTCTGCCTTCCGCCTGGAGACCAACGAGCGCACCTTCCTCTTTGCTGCAGAGCGACAGGAAGCTGCCGACTGGGTGGCTAGACTCTGTGAGACAGCCTTTCTGGTGAGTCAGCAGGGAGGGCAGTGGCCACGAGGCCTCCCTGGGATGGTGGGGAAGGCCAGGTGAAAGGAATGGGTGCCAGGGATGTGATGACGGTGGGCTGGTCTGCCTGTGCTGGTGGAGAGGGGGCCCATTTCACTCTCTGGCTCTCAATCCACCCTTGCGGTGCTGCGTGCATGTGGGGAAGGCATGCGCCCTGAggtggcaggtgtgtgtgtgtgtctgtgtgcagagAAGCACCTTGGCtgtctccccctcctttcccatcCTCCTAGCTCTTAGCACAGGAAGAATTAAAATACGGTGTCCATAGCCTATCTGGCCCTCTCTCcttggggggtgggagggagctGTGGTTGAATGAGGAGGGCTGTGGGCACAAATGCTGACGTTTCTTTCATGACAGGGTAACCCTGGCAACACAGCCCAGCCTGCAGCCGAGCATGGTGGAGAGCAGTCTCTGGAAATGGCCATGAACTCCATATATTACTCAcgagaggaaggtaggaggagtGGCAGTGGCAGAGCTGGGGTGGGCTGCTTCCATCCCCGAACCTTGAAGGCTCTTTTTAGCCAGTTCCCACCTGGAAAAATCCTCAAGTCCCTGGCTTAAGGAAGCGCCATGCCACCGCAGGGCATGGCTGCCGTAAAACAGAGTTGCATGCTGGGCCTAGGGGAGATAACGGCCCAGCATGGGAAGATTCTGGGCATGAGGACCAGTGGCTTTAAAGGGCTGTTGATTCAGGGAGCTCTGGGGATGTACAGGCGCTGGGGGGAGCTTGTTGATGGAAACTCTTGAGTTGCGctctattttaaaatatttatatgccactttcatCGGCAAGCCTGTCCAAAGTAGTTGAGAACAATAAAAAAGCTAGGAATCCTCTCTGCTGCAAGAGCAATGGGGAGCGGTGTGTGCGTGTGCTCACGGGAGGGGCTCTGGGTGTCTCTTCCACTAAAACTCTTCCCCTTTGCCACAGTGAACGAGTTCTGGGTGACGGTGCAGAAGACGGAGGCAGCAGAGTGCTGCAAGCTGCATGGGGTGTATGTGCTGAAGGCTTCGAGTGACGGCCTCATCCTTAGAGACCCCCATTCAAACCAGCCCCTCTACACCTGGCCTTACCGCCTCCTTCGCAGATACGGAAGGGACAAGGTGGGTACTGTGAGGCCAGGACGAtgcgtgtgtgggggggggggagagagagcccAACATGAGGAGTTTCTCTTGCTGCCTGCTAGCCAAAGCGTCGTCCTGGGAgagccagtggggggggggagggagctggCATGGAGGGGCTGGGCTGATGGGGCTCCCTCAGTGAggaaccagcaccagccagagTCAGGTTCCCAGGGCTCAAGGGAGGCTACCAGCTGGCAGCAAATGGAGTTAGGCTTAGGCAGTGGGTAGGTGGGGAGAGGCCCCGTTGCCTGCCGGCGTGTGTTGCCCAAGGAGTACTTGGCAAGTGCAGAAAAAGCTAGGAATCCTCTCTGCTGCAAGAGCGATGGGGAGTGGTGAGTGTGCCTGTCCTCACGTGAAGGGCTCTGGGTGTCTCTTCCACTACGACTCTTCCCCTTTGCCACCAAGAGTGTCAGGATCCTGCTTTCCATCAAAACAGCAGAATGCCAGGATTGCTGACATGCAGGCCTCTTGCCCACAGGCAACGAGCCGGACAAAGTTCAGTGTAGACTGAGCCAGGGCCGGGTCTGTGTACCCAtgatgggggcagggagggggctgATGGTGCTGGTGAGCAAATGCAGGCATCCCAGTGGCCCCTCGGATGGGCCTGGCTGGGGACTGAGGCGCCAGCCTTCTGTTCGGCAGGTGATGTTCTCTTTTGAAGCTGGCCGGCGGTGCGAGTCTGGCCCTGGCAACTTCACCTTTGAGACCAAGCAGGGGAATGAGATCTTCCGTGTTGTGGAGGTGGCAATCCAGGCTCAGAAGGCCCAAGTGGAAGAGAACCGGCagagcagcagctctctggaggCAGAGGCCTGTGGCGTGGGCCAGATCCAAAGCGCCATGGCCAACTCCCTCAGCCTGGAGCGGGAGAGCCCTGCTTCCGAGCGGTGGGTGCCTAGGACTGCTCTGACTGCCAAGCTCAGCGTTACTGCAGAAGAGGAGGTGGCTGTGCAACCAACCAAGCGGCAGCAGGGGCTGCGAGACCCTCTGGCCCAGTGGGCTAGCACCCCGCCACGCTCCCCACACCTTGGAGTGCCCCCCGAAGACCCGGTCAATGTCTACTCTGAGCCCTTGGATGCTGTCAAGGGCTCCCGGCCCAGGGCAGAAGCCCTGTATGCTGACCCAGTTGACAGCTGGCGTGAGGGGGGCAGGGAAGAGCACCGCCCTCCAAGTACCAGCTTGCTGTACGAGCAAGTGGGGCCAGTGGCTGGCAGTGGACAGGAGCCACAGAATGGCAAGGTCAAGGTGCATATCTATGATGAACCGGAGGGACGGGCCCCATGGCCGGCGCCTGCTCCCACTGCAGTCTACGATGAGGCACGCCTCCCTTACGAGGCCTGGCGGACTCAGGGCATGGAGACACAAGCTGGCTACGAACTCCCTTGCCTGCCTGGGACTGGGGATTATGCTGTTCCTGCCTTCCACCAGAAAccaggcctccccaagccccCCAAGCGCCCCCGAGCCCCTAAGAGGCCCCCTCAGCTGGGCAGCACCAGCAAGCCCCTCTCCTCTCCAGGGCCTGACCAGGACGGGCCAAGGAGCAGCTCTGACaatggcggcagcggcagcaacaacaacaacaacaagcaagaaGTCCTCTACAGCCGAGTGGTGAAGTTGCCCCTGCCTGCCCCCGCCAGTCCGGGCCGTTCAGAGCAGGAGCAGTCAGTGGACGAGAGCCGGCCAGCCTCTGTGTACGAAGACCTGGGCGAGATATGATGGCAGGCCTTGTGCggagacccccccccccaccttcccAGGCAGTGCAGTTGGGGTCAGCTGGGTGTCTTAGc
It contains:
- the DOK1 gene encoding docking protein 1 — translated: MDPPVKAGPLLLQQPSGLRIGSKRWKKSWFVLYPSSPHGVARLEFFDCKEGATAADRVSTKRPDKKIVRLADCVSVAPAPDFSHKEGLSAFRLETNERTFLFAAERQEAADWVARLCETAFLGNPGNTAQPAAEHGGEQSLEMAMNSIYYSREEVNEFWVTVQKTEAAECCKLHGVYVLKASSDGLILRDPHSNQPLYTWPYRLLRRYGRDKVMFSFEAGRRCESGPGNFTFETKQGNEIFRVVEVAIQAQKAQVEENRQSSSSLEAEACGVGQIQSAMANSLSLERESPASERWVPRTALTAKLSVTAEEEVAVQPTKRQQGLRDPLAQWASTPPRSPHLGVPPEDPVNVYSEPLDAVKGSRPRAEALYADPVDSWREGGREEHRPPSTSLLYEQVGPVAGSGQEPQNGKVKVHIYDEPEGRAPWPAPAPTAVYDEARLPYEAWRTQGMETQAGYELPCLPGTGDYAVPAFHQKPGLPKPPKRPRAPKRPPQLGSTSKPLSSPGPDQDGPRSSSDNGGSGSNNNNNKQEVLYSRVVKLPLPAPASPGRSEQEQSVDESRPASVYEDLGEI